One part of the Eucalyptus grandis isolate ANBG69807.140 chromosome 10, ASM1654582v1, whole genome shotgun sequence genome encodes these proteins:
- the LOC104423981 gene encoding LOW QUALITY PROTEIN: pathogenesis-related thaumatin-like protein 3.5 (The sequence of the model RefSeq protein was modified relative to this genomic sequence to represent the inferred CDS: inserted 1 base in 1 codon; substituted 1 base at 1 genomic stop codon) — MASLGIVVALFCYVWVFSVTGADSATFTIVNSCSFTVXPGILSSAGTAPLSTTGFALDPGASTSVTVPASWSGRIWGPTLCSQDPATGKFACLTGDCGSSALECSGAGGLDFYDVSLVDRYNLPMLVVPHGGAASRAGNCTAMGCAANLNVACPQEMKVTSAGSEGGVACKSACDAFGDPQYCCSGAYGSPNTCNPSQYSEFFXRACPKAYSYAYDDGTSTFTCASADYEITFCPKPSTSVKAAGGEYAMLAAEVSGGVASSSWTPPLGRRCRRFGDGLAVAAAVLNWKKTKKNIFVASLLGRKYYAVGPPLFLSISTG; from the exons ATGGCCTCGCTCGGAATCGTAGTTGCTCTGTTCTGCTACGTTTGGGTCTTCTCGGTCACTG GTGCCGATTCGGCGACATTCACTATAGTCAACTCGTGCAGCTTCACGGTCTGACCGGGGATCCTCTCCAGCGCCGGAACCGCGCCGCTCTCCACCACCGGCTTCGCCCTCGACCCCGGCGCATCCACCTCGGTGACCGTCCCTGCCTCCTGGTCCGGCCGCATCTGGGGCCCCACCCTCTGCTCCCAGGACCCCGCCACCGGCAAGTTCGCCTGCCTCACCGGCGACTGCGGCTCCTCCGCCCTCGAGTGCTCCGGCGCCGGCGGGCTCGACTTCTATGACGTCAGCCTTGTCGACAGGTACAACCTCCCGATGCTGGTTGTGCCGCACGGCGGCGCCGCCTCCAGGGCGGGAAACTGCACCGCGATGGGGTGCGCGGCGAACCTGAACGTGGCGTGCCCGCAGGAGATGAAGGTGACAAGCGCCGGGAGCGAGGGCGGGGTGGCGTGCAAGAGCGCGTGCGACGCGTTCGGGGACCCGCAGTACTGCTGCAGCGGCGCCTACGGATCGCCGAACACGTGCAATCCGAGCCAGTACTCGGAGTTCT AGAGGGCGTGCCCGAAGGCCTACAGCTACGCCTACGACGACGGCACCAGCACCTTCACCTGCGCCTCGGCGGATTACGAGATCACATTCTGCCCGAAGCCTTCCACGAG TGTCAAGGCGGCGGGCGGTGAGTACGCGATGTTGGCGGCGGAGGTCTCAGGCGGCGTTGCCTCGTCGTCGTGGACGCCGCCACTCGGCCGTCGCTGTCGCCGTTTCGGCGACGGTTTGGCAGTTGCGGCGGCTGTTCTGAACTggaaaaaaactaagaaaaatatcTTCGTCGCATCGCTCCTCGGGAGAAAATATTACGCAGTGGGCccacctctctttctctctatctcAACTGGGTAG